The following coding sequences lie in one Eleginops maclovinus isolate JMC-PN-2008 ecotype Puerto Natales chromosome 21, JC_Emac_rtc_rv5, whole genome shotgun sequence genomic window:
- the unm_hu7910 gene encoding uncharacterized abhydrolase domain-containing protein DDB_G0269086 isoform X4 has product MQRYRHYGSSSPPVEEITAENEEEEEEVEEEEVYTEEEEPLIGLSEEIEEEIQETGSVKEEEIPQKEVEVPPVVQETEGKTVPVDSKNGKRTERGAGGDGAAAAGGGEGGGGEGAKYSMFTWFVVLALLGVWSSVAVVYFDVVDYDSVIARAKEFRLNFSEVLQGKLTAYDTDGDGDFDVEDAKVLLDEKKLKVPAPRKDKTLEDTDPPIKLPKVEAEKKDPRENTTRDRPIRGAILRSALKEELRMIHEKIEAKRIARIAIAEIKAFLSEEEEEKEKAWVLKMKTLEEAQKHLMEEKERMEKEKIEMERLAKEEKQRLEQERAEKERMEKEHLGRERERAEKEKMEKERLGRERERAEKERMEKEHLGRERERAEKERMEKERLARERERAEKEKAEREQQEKERLERERMERERIAKERERIAREKEQLEKERLEKERIAKEKAEKERLERERIATERAERERLEMERITKERAERERLERESIAKEKERLEMERIAKEKEMIERERLTKERAEKERLEQERIAKEKERLESERIAKERAEKERLERERVATEQAEKERLERERIAKENAQKERLEKERIAKEKAEKERLERERIAKERAEKERLERERIAKERAEKERLQRERIAKERAEKERLEKEQIAKVKAEKERLERERIAKLRAEKERVERERIAKERAEKERLEREQIAKLRAEKERLEKEQIAKVKAEKERLERERIAKLRAEKERLERERIAKERAEKERLERERIAKEKDRIAREKERVEKERVAKEKERMERERIAKERARISQEKERIERTRLEKERMEKERLSMEKAQMERQRLAREKAARDKMEAERLAKVEVRKPNASQPKAPTAEEKSVRPVVRKAVEGKMALSGKLK; this is encoded by the exons ATGCAACGCTACCGCCACTACggctcctcctcacctcctgtAGAGGAGATCACTGCCGAaaacgaggaagaggaggaggaggtggaggaggaggaagtgtacactgaagaagaggagcCACTGATAGGTTTATCAGAGGAGATAGAGGAGGAGATCCAAGAGACAG GGAGCGTTAAAGAGGAGGAGATCCCTcagaaggaggtggaggtgcCGCCTGTTGTTCAGGAGACAG AGGGAAAGACAGTGCCAGTGGATAGCAAGAATGGAAAGAGGacggagagaggagcaggaggagatggagcagcagcagcaggaggaggagaaggaggagggggagaaggtGCTAAGTACTCCATGTTCACCTGGTTTGTCGTCCTTGCTCTGCTCGGAGTCTGGAGCTCCGTGGCTGTCGTCTACTTCGACGTTGTGGACTACGACAGTGTCATCG CCAGAGCGAAGGAGTTTCGTTTGAACTTTTCTGAAGTTTTACAAG gCAAACTGACGGCCTACGACACCGACGGAGACGGAGACTTTGACGTGGAGGATGCTAAAGTGCTTCTCG ATGAAAAGAAGTTAAAAGTTCCTGCTCCCAGGAAAG ACAAGACTTTAGAAGACACTGATCCACCGATTAAACTCCCAAAAG TTGAAGCAGAGAAGAAAGATCCTAGAGAAAACACAACCAGAG ACCGGCCCATCAGAGGCGCCATTCTACGCTCTGCTCTGAAGGAAGAGCTGAGGATGATCCACGAGAAGATCGAGGCCAAAAGGATCGCCCGGATTGCTATAGCTGAGATAAAGGCCTTCCTttctgaggaagaagaggagaaggagaaggccTGGGTGCTGAAGATGAAGACGTTGGAGGAAGCCCAGAAGCACCTaatggaggagaaagagaggatggAAAAAGAGAAGATAGAAATGGAGAGATTGGCCAAAGAAGAGAAGCAACGACTAGAGCAAGAGAGGGCTGAGAAGGAAAGGATGGAGAAAGAGCACCTAGGGAGGGAACGAGAGAGAGCTGAGAAGgaaaagatggagaaagagcGCCTAGGGAGGGAACGAGAGAGAGCTGAGAAGGAAAGGATGGAGAAAGAGCACCTAGGGAGGGAACGAGAGAGAGCTGAGAAGGAAAGGATGGAGAAAGAGCGCCTAGCGAGGGAACGAGAGAGGGCTGAGAAGGAAAAAGCGGAGAGGGAACAACAGGAAAAAGAGAGActggaaagagagaggatggagagggaaCGCATcgcaaaagagagagaaagaatagcCAGAGAGAAGGAACAGTTAGAGAAGGAGAGACTTGAGAAGGAAAGGATCGctaaagaaaaagcagaaaaagaaagactggAAAGGGAACGCATCGCCACAGAAAGAGCTGAAAGAGAAAGGCTAGAGATGGAACGCATCACCAAAGAAAGGGCTGAAAGAGAAAGGCTGGAGAGGGAAAGCATtgctaaagaaaaagagaggctAGAGATGGAACGCATCGccaaagaaaaagagatgatAGAAAGGGAACGCCTCACTAAGGAAAGAGCTGAAAAAGAGAGGCTGGAGCAGGAACGCATTgccaaagaaaaagagaggttAGAAAGTGAACGCATCGCTAAGGAAAGAGCAGAAAAAGAGAGGCTGGAGAGGGAACGTGTTGCCACAGAACAAGCTGAAAAAGAGAGACTAGAAAGGGAACGCATCGCAAAAGAAAATGCCCAAAAAGAGAGGCTCGAGAAGGAACGCATTGCgaaagaaaaagctgaaaaGGAGAGGCTAGAAAGGGAACGCATTGCCAAAGAACGAGCTGAAAAAGAAAGGCTAGAAAGGGAACGCATCGCCAAAGAACGAGCTGAAAAAGAAAGGCTACAAAGGGAACGCATTGCCAAAGAAAGAGCTGAAAAAGAGAGACTAGAAAAGGAACAAATTGCCAAAGTAAAAGCTGAAAAAGAGAGGCTAGAAAGGGAACGCATCGCCAAATTAAGAGCTGAAAAAGAGAGAGTAGAAAGGGAACGAATTGCTAAGGAAAGAGCCGAAAAAGAGAGGCTAGAAAGGGAACAAATTGCCAAATTAAGAGCTGAAAAAGAGAGACTAGAAAAGGAACAAATTGCCAAAGTAAAAGCTGAAAAAGAGAGGCTAGAAAGGGAACGCATCGCCAAATTAAGAGCTGAAAAAGAGAGACTAGAAAGGGAACGAATTGCTAAGGAAAGAGCCGAAAAAGAGAGGCTAGAAAGGGAACGAATTGCCAAAGAAAAGGATAGAATCGCCAGGGAAAAAGAAAGGGTAGAAAAAGAACGAGTAGccaaagaaaaggagaggatggagagggaaCGCATCGCCAAGGAAAGGGCAAGAATTTCtcaggagaaggagagaatTGAAAGGACAAGACTGGAGAAGGAaaggatggagaaagagagacttTCAATGGAAAAGGCGCAGATGGAAAGGCAGAGGCTTGCTAGAGAGAAAGCTGCTCGGGACAAGATGGAGGCGGAGAGACTGGCAAAGGTAGAAGTGAGGAAGCCAAATGCTTCCCAACCCAAAGCTCCAACAGCTGAGGAAAAAAGTGTTCGACCAGTAGTAAGAAAGGCCGTGGAGGGGAAAATGGCCTTGAGTGGCAAGCTCAAATGA
- the unm_hu7910 gene encoding calponin homology domain-containing protein DDB_G0272472 isoform X5 yields MQRYRHYGSSSPPVEEITAENEEEEEEVEEEEVYTEEEEPLIGLSEEIEEEIQETGSVKEEEIPQKEVEVPPVVQETEGKTVPVDSKNGKRTERGAGGDGAAAAGGGEGGGGEGAKYSMFTWFVVLALLGVWSSVAVVYFDVVDYDSVIGKLTAYDTDGDGDFDVEDAKVLLDEKKLKVPAPRKEDRKEGKKRGRSKEDKTLEDTDPPIKLPKVEAEKKDPRENTTRDRPIRGAILRSALKEELRMIHEKIEAKRIARIAIAEIKAFLSEEEEEKEKAWVLKMKTLEEAQKHLMEEKERMEKEKIEMERLAKEEKQRLEQERAEKERMEKEHLGRERERAEKEKMEKERLGRERERAEKERMEKEHLGRERERAEKERMEKERLARERERAEKEKAEREQQEKERLERERMERERIAKERERIAREKEQLEKERLEKERIAKEKAEKERLERERIATERAERERLEMERITKERAERERLERESIAKEKERLEMERIAKEKEMIERERLTKERAEKERLEQERIAKEKERLESERIAKERAEKERLERERVATEQAEKERLERERIAKENAQKERLEKERIAKEKAEKERLERERIAKERAEKERLERERIAKERAEKERLQRERIAKERAEKERLEKEQIAKVKAEKERLERERIAKLRAEKERVERERIAKERAEKERLEREQIAKLRAEKERLEKEQIAKVKAEKERLERERIAKLRAEKERLERERIAKERAEKERLERERIAKEKDRIAREKERVEKERVAKEKERMERERIAKERARISQEKERIERTRLEKERMEKERLSMEKAQMERQRLAREKAARDKMEAERLAKVEVRKPNASQPKAPTAEEKSVRPVVRKAVEGKMALSGKLK; encoded by the exons ATGCAACGCTACCGCCACTACggctcctcctcacctcctgtAGAGGAGATCACTGCCGAaaacgaggaagaggaggaggaggtggaggaggaggaagtgtacactgaagaagaggagcCACTGATAGGTTTATCAGAGGAGATAGAGGAGGAGATCCAAGAGACAG GGAGCGTTAAAGAGGAGGAGATCCCTcagaaggaggtggaggtgcCGCCTGTTGTTCAGGAGACAG AGGGAAAGACAGTGCCAGTGGATAGCAAGAATGGAAAGAGGacggagagaggagcaggaggagatggagcagcagcagcaggaggaggagaaggaggagggggagaaggtGCTAAGTACTCCATGTTCACCTGGTTTGTCGTCCTTGCTCTGCTCGGAGTCTGGAGCTCCGTGGCTGTCGTCTACTTCGACGTTGTGGACTACGACAGTGTCATCG gCAAACTGACGGCCTACGACACCGACGGAGACGGAGACTTTGACGTGGAGGATGCTAAAGTGCTTCTCG ATGAAAAGAAGTTAAAAGTTCCTGCTCCCAGGAAAG AAGACCGgaaagaggggaagaagagggGTAGAAGTAAAG AAGACAAGACTTTAGAAGACACTGATCCACCGATTAAACTCCCAAAAG TTGAAGCAGAGAAGAAAGATCCTAGAGAAAACACAACCAGAG ACCGGCCCATCAGAGGCGCCATTCTACGCTCTGCTCTGAAGGAAGAGCTGAGGATGATCCACGAGAAGATCGAGGCCAAAAGGATCGCCCGGATTGCTATAGCTGAGATAAAGGCCTTCCTttctgaggaagaagaggagaaggagaaggccTGGGTGCTGAAGATGAAGACGTTGGAGGAAGCCCAGAAGCACCTaatggaggagaaagagaggatggAAAAAGAGAAGATAGAAATGGAGAGATTGGCCAAAGAAGAGAAGCAACGACTAGAGCAAGAGAGGGCTGAGAAGGAAAGGATGGAGAAAGAGCACCTAGGGAGGGAACGAGAGAGAGCTGAGAAGgaaaagatggagaaagagcGCCTAGGGAGGGAACGAGAGAGAGCTGAGAAGGAAAGGATGGAGAAAGAGCACCTAGGGAGGGAACGAGAGAGAGCTGAGAAGGAAAGGATGGAGAAAGAGCGCCTAGCGAGGGAACGAGAGAGGGCTGAGAAGGAAAAAGCGGAGAGGGAACAACAGGAAAAAGAGAGActggaaagagagaggatggagagggaaCGCATcgcaaaagagagagaaagaatagcCAGAGAGAAGGAACAGTTAGAGAAGGAGAGACTTGAGAAGGAAAGGATCGctaaagaaaaagcagaaaaagaaagactggAAAGGGAACGCATCGCCACAGAAAGAGCTGAAAGAGAAAGGCTAGAGATGGAACGCATCACCAAAGAAAGGGCTGAAAGAGAAAGGCTGGAGAGGGAAAGCATtgctaaagaaaaagagaggctAGAGATGGAACGCATCGccaaagaaaaagagatgatAGAAAGGGAACGCCTCACTAAGGAAAGAGCTGAAAAAGAGAGGCTGGAGCAGGAACGCATTgccaaagaaaaagagaggttAGAAAGTGAACGCATCGCTAAGGAAAGAGCAGAAAAAGAGAGGCTGGAGAGGGAACGTGTTGCCACAGAACAAGCTGAAAAAGAGAGACTAGAAAGGGAACGCATCGCAAAAGAAAATGCCCAAAAAGAGAGGCTCGAGAAGGAACGCATTGCgaaagaaaaagctgaaaaGGAGAGGCTAGAAAGGGAACGCATTGCCAAAGAACGAGCTGAAAAAGAAAGGCTAGAAAGGGAACGCATCGCCAAAGAACGAGCTGAAAAAGAAAGGCTACAAAGGGAACGCATTGCCAAAGAAAGAGCTGAAAAAGAGAGACTAGAAAAGGAACAAATTGCCAAAGTAAAAGCTGAAAAAGAGAGGCTAGAAAGGGAACGCATCGCCAAATTAAGAGCTGAAAAAGAGAGAGTAGAAAGGGAACGAATTGCTAAGGAAAGAGCCGAAAAAGAGAGGCTAGAAAGGGAACAAATTGCCAAATTAAGAGCTGAAAAAGAGAGACTAGAAAAGGAACAAATTGCCAAAGTAAAAGCTGAAAAAGAGAGGCTAGAAAGGGAACGCATCGCCAAATTAAGAGCTGAAAAAGAGAGACTAGAAAGGGAACGAATTGCTAAGGAAAGAGCCGAAAAAGAGAGGCTAGAAAGGGAACGAATTGCCAAAGAAAAGGATAGAATCGCCAGGGAAAAAGAAAGGGTAGAAAAAGAACGAGTAGccaaagaaaaggagaggatggagagggaaCGCATCGCCAAGGAAAGGGCAAGAATTTCtcaggagaaggagagaatTGAAAGGACAAGACTGGAGAAGGAaaggatggagaaagagagacttTCAATGGAAAAGGCGCAGATGGAAAGGCAGAGGCTTGCTAGAGAGAAAGCTGCTCGGGACAAGATGGAGGCGGAGAGACTGGCAAAGGTAGAAGTGAGGAAGCCAAATGCTTCCCAACCCAAAGCTCCAACAGCTGAGGAAAAAAGTGTTCGACCAGTAGTAAGAAAGGCCGTGGAGGGGAAAATGGCCTTGAGTGGCAAGCTCAAATGA
- the unm_hu7910 gene encoding uncharacterized abhydrolase domain-containing protein DDB_G0269086 isoform X11, whose protein sequence is MQRYRHYGSSSPPVEEITAENEEEEEEVEEEEVYTEEEEPLIGLSEEIEEEIQETGSVKEEEIPQKEVEVPPVVQETEGKTVPVDSKNGKRTERGAGGDGAAAAGGGEGGGGEGAKYSMFTWFVVLALLGVWSSVAVVYFDVVDYDSVIGKLTAYDTDGDGDFDVEDAKVLLDEKKLKVPAPRKEDRKEGKKRGRSKDRPIRGAILRSALKEELRMIHEKIEAKRIARIAIAEIKAFLSEEEEEKEKAWVLKMKTLEEAQKHLMEEKERMEKEKIEMERLAKEEKQRLEQERAEKERMEKEHLGRERERAEKEKMEKERLGRERERAEKERMEKEHLGRERERAEKERMEKERLARERERAEKEKAEREQQEKERLERERMERERIAKERERIAREKEQLEKERLEKERIAKEKAEKERLERERIATERAERERLEMERITKERAERERLERESIAKEKERLEMERIAKEKEMIERERLTKERAEKERLEQERIAKEKERLESERIAKERAEKERLERERVATEQAEKERLERERIAKENAQKERLEKERIAKEKAEKERLERERIAKERAEKERLERERIAKERAEKERLQRERIAKERAEKERLEKEQIAKVKAEKERLERERIAKLRAEKERVERERIAKERAEKERLEREQIAKLRAEKERLEKEQIAKVKAEKERLERERIAKLRAEKERLERERIAKERAEKERLERERIAKEKDRIAREKERVEKERVAKEKERMERERIAKERARISQEKERIERTRLEKERMEKERLSMEKAQMERQRLAREKAARDKMEAERLAKVEVRKPNASQPKAPTAEEKSVRPVVRKAVEGKMALSGKLK, encoded by the exons ATGCAACGCTACCGCCACTACggctcctcctcacctcctgtAGAGGAGATCACTGCCGAaaacgaggaagaggaggaggaggtggaggaggaggaagtgtacactgaagaagaggagcCACTGATAGGTTTATCAGAGGAGATAGAGGAGGAGATCCAAGAGACAG GGAGCGTTAAAGAGGAGGAGATCCCTcagaaggaggtggaggtgcCGCCTGTTGTTCAGGAGACAG AGGGAAAGACAGTGCCAGTGGATAGCAAGAATGGAAAGAGGacggagagaggagcaggaggagatggagcagcagcagcaggaggaggagaaggaggagggggagaaggtGCTAAGTACTCCATGTTCACCTGGTTTGTCGTCCTTGCTCTGCTCGGAGTCTGGAGCTCCGTGGCTGTCGTCTACTTCGACGTTGTGGACTACGACAGTGTCATCG gCAAACTGACGGCCTACGACACCGACGGAGACGGAGACTTTGACGTGGAGGATGCTAAAGTGCTTCTCG ATGAAAAGAAGTTAAAAGTTCCTGCTCCCAGGAAAG AAGACCGgaaagaggggaagaagagggGTAGAAGTAAAG ACCGGCCCATCAGAGGCGCCATTCTACGCTCTGCTCTGAAGGAAGAGCTGAGGATGATCCACGAGAAGATCGAGGCCAAAAGGATCGCCCGGATTGCTATAGCTGAGATAAAGGCCTTCCTttctgaggaagaagaggagaaggagaaggccTGGGTGCTGAAGATGAAGACGTTGGAGGAAGCCCAGAAGCACCTaatggaggagaaagagaggatggAAAAAGAGAAGATAGAAATGGAGAGATTGGCCAAAGAAGAGAAGCAACGACTAGAGCAAGAGAGGGCTGAGAAGGAAAGGATGGAGAAAGAGCACCTAGGGAGGGAACGAGAGAGAGCTGAGAAGgaaaagatggagaaagagcGCCTAGGGAGGGAACGAGAGAGAGCTGAGAAGGAAAGGATGGAGAAAGAGCACCTAGGGAGGGAACGAGAGAGAGCTGAGAAGGAAAGGATGGAGAAAGAGCGCCTAGCGAGGGAACGAGAGAGGGCTGAGAAGGAAAAAGCGGAGAGGGAACAACAGGAAAAAGAGAGActggaaagagagaggatggagagggaaCGCATcgcaaaagagagagaaagaatagcCAGAGAGAAGGAACAGTTAGAGAAGGAGAGACTTGAGAAGGAAAGGATCGctaaagaaaaagcagaaaaagaaagactggAAAGGGAACGCATCGCCACAGAAAGAGCTGAAAGAGAAAGGCTAGAGATGGAACGCATCACCAAAGAAAGGGCTGAAAGAGAAAGGCTGGAGAGGGAAAGCATtgctaaagaaaaagagaggctAGAGATGGAACGCATCGccaaagaaaaagagatgatAGAAAGGGAACGCCTCACTAAGGAAAGAGCTGAAAAAGAGAGGCTGGAGCAGGAACGCATTgccaaagaaaaagagaggttAGAAAGTGAACGCATCGCTAAGGAAAGAGCAGAAAAAGAGAGGCTGGAGAGGGAACGTGTTGCCACAGAACAAGCTGAAAAAGAGAGACTAGAAAGGGAACGCATCGCAAAAGAAAATGCCCAAAAAGAGAGGCTCGAGAAGGAACGCATTGCgaaagaaaaagctgaaaaGGAGAGGCTAGAAAGGGAACGCATTGCCAAAGAACGAGCTGAAAAAGAAAGGCTAGAAAGGGAACGCATCGCCAAAGAACGAGCTGAAAAAGAAAGGCTACAAAGGGAACGCATTGCCAAAGAAAGAGCTGAAAAAGAGAGACTAGAAAAGGAACAAATTGCCAAAGTAAAAGCTGAAAAAGAGAGGCTAGAAAGGGAACGCATCGCCAAATTAAGAGCTGAAAAAGAGAGAGTAGAAAGGGAACGAATTGCTAAGGAAAGAGCCGAAAAAGAGAGGCTAGAAAGGGAACAAATTGCCAAATTAAGAGCTGAAAAAGAGAGACTAGAAAAGGAACAAATTGCCAAAGTAAAAGCTGAAAAAGAGAGGCTAGAAAGGGAACGCATCGCCAAATTAAGAGCTGAAAAAGAGAGACTAGAAAGGGAACGAATTGCTAAGGAAAGAGCCGAAAAAGAGAGGCTAGAAAGGGAACGAATTGCCAAAGAAAAGGATAGAATCGCCAGGGAAAAAGAAAGGGTAGAAAAAGAACGAGTAGccaaagaaaaggagaggatggagagggaaCGCATCGCCAAGGAAAGGGCAAGAATTTCtcaggagaaggagagaatTGAAAGGACAAGACTGGAGAAGGAaaggatggagaaagagagacttTCAATGGAAAAGGCGCAGATGGAAAGGCAGAGGCTTGCTAGAGAGAAAGCTGCTCGGGACAAGATGGAGGCGGAGAGACTGGCAAAGGTAGAAGTGAGGAAGCCAAATGCTTCCCAACCCAAAGCTCCAACAGCTGAGGAAAAAAGTGTTCGACCAGTAGTAAGAAAGGCCGTGGAGGGGAAAATGGCCTTGAGTGGCAAGCTCAAATGA
- the unm_hu7910 gene encoding calponin homology domain-containing protein DDB_G0272472 isoform X7 gives MQRYRHYGSSSPPVEEITAENEEEEEEVEEEEVYTEEEEPLIGLSEEIEEEIQETGSVKEEEIPQKEVEVPPVVQETEGKTVPVDSKNGKRTERGAGGDGAAAAGGGEGGGGEGAKYSMFTWFVVLALLGVWSSVAVVYFDVVDYDSVIGKLTAYDTDGDGDFDVEDAKVLLDEKKLKVPAPRKEDKTLEDTDPPIKLPKVEAEKKDPRENTTRDRPIRGAILRSALKEELRMIHEKIEAKRIARIAIAEIKAFLSEEEEEKEKAWVLKMKTLEEAQKHLMEEKERMEKEKIEMERLAKEEKQRLEQERAEKERMEKEHLGRERERAEKEKMEKERLGRERERAEKERMEKEHLGRERERAEKERMEKERLARERERAEKEKAEREQQEKERLERERMERERIAKERERIAREKEQLEKERLEKERIAKEKAEKERLERERIATERAERERLEMERITKERAERERLERESIAKEKERLEMERIAKEKEMIERERLTKERAEKERLEQERIAKEKERLESERIAKERAEKERLERERVATEQAEKERLERERIAKENAQKERLEKERIAKEKAEKERLERERIAKERAEKERLERERIAKERAEKERLQRERIAKERAEKERLEKEQIAKVKAEKERLERERIAKLRAEKERVERERIAKERAEKERLEREQIAKLRAEKERLEKEQIAKVKAEKERLERERIAKLRAEKERLERERIAKERAEKERLERERIAKEKDRIAREKERVEKERVAKEKERMERERIAKERARISQEKERIERTRLEKERMEKERLSMEKAQMERQRLAREKAARDKMEAERLAKVEVRKPNASQPKAPTAEEKSVRPVVRKAVEGKMALSGKLK, from the exons ATGCAACGCTACCGCCACTACggctcctcctcacctcctgtAGAGGAGATCACTGCCGAaaacgaggaagaggaggaggaggtggaggaggaggaagtgtacactgaagaagaggagcCACTGATAGGTTTATCAGAGGAGATAGAGGAGGAGATCCAAGAGACAG GGAGCGTTAAAGAGGAGGAGATCCCTcagaaggaggtggaggtgcCGCCTGTTGTTCAGGAGACAG AGGGAAAGACAGTGCCAGTGGATAGCAAGAATGGAAAGAGGacggagagaggagcaggaggagatggagcagcagcagcaggaggaggagaaggaggagggggagaaggtGCTAAGTACTCCATGTTCACCTGGTTTGTCGTCCTTGCTCTGCTCGGAGTCTGGAGCTCCGTGGCTGTCGTCTACTTCGACGTTGTGGACTACGACAGTGTCATCG gCAAACTGACGGCCTACGACACCGACGGAGACGGAGACTTTGACGTGGAGGATGCTAAAGTGCTTCTCG ATGAAAAGAAGTTAAAAGTTCCTGCTCCCAGGAAAG AAGACAAGACTTTAGAAGACACTGATCCACCGATTAAACTCCCAAAAG TTGAAGCAGAGAAGAAAGATCCTAGAGAAAACACAACCAGAG ACCGGCCCATCAGAGGCGCCATTCTACGCTCTGCTCTGAAGGAAGAGCTGAGGATGATCCACGAGAAGATCGAGGCCAAAAGGATCGCCCGGATTGCTATAGCTGAGATAAAGGCCTTCCTttctgaggaagaagaggagaaggagaaggccTGGGTGCTGAAGATGAAGACGTTGGAGGAAGCCCAGAAGCACCTaatggaggagaaagagaggatggAAAAAGAGAAGATAGAAATGGAGAGATTGGCCAAAGAAGAGAAGCAACGACTAGAGCAAGAGAGGGCTGAGAAGGAAAGGATGGAGAAAGAGCACCTAGGGAGGGAACGAGAGAGAGCTGAGAAGgaaaagatggagaaagagcGCCTAGGGAGGGAACGAGAGAGAGCTGAGAAGGAAAGGATGGAGAAAGAGCACCTAGGGAGGGAACGAGAGAGAGCTGAGAAGGAAAGGATGGAGAAAGAGCGCCTAGCGAGGGAACGAGAGAGGGCTGAGAAGGAAAAAGCGGAGAGGGAACAACAGGAAAAAGAGAGActggaaagagagaggatggagagggaaCGCATcgcaaaagagagagaaagaatagcCAGAGAGAAGGAACAGTTAGAGAAGGAGAGACTTGAGAAGGAAAGGATCGctaaagaaaaagcagaaaaagaaagactggAAAGGGAACGCATCGCCACAGAAAGAGCTGAAAGAGAAAGGCTAGAGATGGAACGCATCACCAAAGAAAGGGCTGAAAGAGAAAGGCTGGAGAGGGAAAGCATtgctaaagaaaaagagaggctAGAGATGGAACGCATCGccaaagaaaaagagatgatAGAAAGGGAACGCCTCACTAAGGAAAGAGCTGAAAAAGAGAGGCTGGAGCAGGAACGCATTgccaaagaaaaagagaggttAGAAAGTGAACGCATCGCTAAGGAAAGAGCAGAAAAAGAGAGGCTGGAGAGGGAACGTGTTGCCACAGAACAAGCTGAAAAAGAGAGACTAGAAAGGGAACGCATCGCAAAAGAAAATGCCCAAAAAGAGAGGCTCGAGAAGGAACGCATTGCgaaagaaaaagctgaaaaGGAGAGGCTAGAAAGGGAACGCATTGCCAAAGAACGAGCTGAAAAAGAAAGGCTAGAAAGGGAACGCATCGCCAAAGAACGAGCTGAAAAAGAAAGGCTACAAAGGGAACGCATTGCCAAAGAAAGAGCTGAAAAAGAGAGACTAGAAAAGGAACAAATTGCCAAAGTAAAAGCTGAAAAAGAGAGGCTAGAAAGGGAACGCATCGCCAAATTAAGAGCTGAAAAAGAGAGAGTAGAAAGGGAACGAATTGCTAAGGAAAGAGCCGAAAAAGAGAGGCTAGAAAGGGAACAAATTGCCAAATTAAGAGCTGAAAAAGAGAGACTAGAAAAGGAACAAATTGCCAAAGTAAAAGCTGAAAAAGAGAGGCTAGAAAGGGAACGCATCGCCAAATTAAGAGCTGAAAAAGAGAGACTAGAAAGGGAACGAATTGCTAAGGAAAGAGCCGAAAAAGAGAGGCTAGAAAGGGAACGAATTGCCAAAGAAAAGGATAGAATCGCCAGGGAAAAAGAAAGGGTAGAAAAAGAACGAGTAGccaaagaaaaggagaggatggagagggaaCGCATCGCCAAGGAAAGGGCAAGAATTTCtcaggagaaggagagaatTGAAAGGACAAGACTGGAGAAGGAaaggatggagaaagagagacttTCAATGGAAAAGGCGCAGATGGAAAGGCAGAGGCTTGCTAGAGAGAAAGCTGCTCGGGACAAGATGGAGGCGGAGAGACTGGCAAAGGTAGAAGTGAGGAAGCCAAATGCTTCCCAACCCAAAGCTCCAACAGCTGAGGAAAAAAGTGTTCGACCAGTAGTAAGAAAGGCCGTGGAGGGGAAAATGGCCTTGAGTGGCAAGCTCAAATGA